TTTCTTGGTTGGCCCAACTAGAAAGCAAatgtataaaataaaatatttttggaCGTAGATTTAGCTAGTGTATGCTCTTATATGTTTATATAGTTTCGACCATATAGAACATGCTTATAATTAACAAGTTTTTCCGCTTAATTAGCCACACCATAGCGAGCTTTATGGCCATCATTTTTGCATATCATTGTTAGGTTTTCATTAATATCTTATAAAatggaacaattaattataaagcgAATTATTCTTTAATCAATTATTATAAATACACGGAACACTATTTTTTCACATATATGTGATGTGCAAACCACACATACGTACACATTTTTAGAAAGACAACTCATAACCTCAATTTTTCATATTTCTAACTCTGAAACTAATTTACTATATTAACTATTAAACCAAAAAATAGTGAACAGCAACTAGGGCATTTTCATCCTTTCAGgggttttttttttaactttttcctTCCTTTTCTCAAACAAAGCCCCCAACTTTGTTCAAAAAATAAAAACGACCCTCAAACAGAGGGTAAAAtgtcaaataactattttcataaaaaatcttaactaaacttcacccaaatattcaacgggtcaaatCTTTCGCTCGcaatgagttaaatttttccgacaacatcgttaaactcgaaataattttaggaacacaatgtcactaattataggcaaaacggacgctttttaaaaaatgatATATTTGagttacttttcatacacgttgattttgcgttaaatttttaaaagtcgacaattccatagcgaaacgcggagatgtaaaataacatttaaatctttgacgggttataccttttagttcgactcgagttgcgcttcaacgacatgatcgttagccacgaaataattttacaaaataaacacaataaaatacattgaaaatcgaacctcCGGCGCGAAGCGAGCGTTCGATAACTAGTATAAACCAATTAGAATTACAAGAATTAAAAGAAAGTATTTGACAATCTTGTTAGTCACAATAGCTCTTTTAGCCTTTAGTACTGTATGTTGGTTAACAACTTGCATTGCATAAGGTACTATTAATCAATGCTTTGAATACAGTATCTAGAGATGACCATTTTATTTGGAGTTTCTAGTTGTGTCTTATTATATTCTCCCAAGCTTCTTTTGGTATGAGACATAAATAAAGACACAAAAAAGATGACACCAAATTTATGCCATTGGGAGCAGATGATCAAACACCTTTTTACCTTGAAACAAGTGAATGTATTTTCGACTTTTAAATGACATATTCACCCTCACCCTTTAAATTGATCTCATGTCATGAATATTTATCTCTATATTATCAAACTTGCTTTGTAAGATGAAACATTTTAAATAATACTCGTATTTAGCAGTGTGTATGGATGAAAATTAGTAGTGTAGGTCACCTTGAAAAATAAAGGCTAGGTAAGCACTTTAAATCGTGTGTTGTCAATTGCAAACTTAATTACCTTACACAGTGATAGTATACTATCaatatatatgtacttacaatACTGTTTGATGATGCATGATTATGAAGTCCACAGGGTCTTTCTTTCATGACAAGAGCATCACACTAGGGAACCTTTTGGGTGTTACAAGCATTTCAAGAAGATCTTTAGTAGGTAGAAGAAGAGTCATCTCAGAAACAATAACTTTGGGAGACATCAATAATAGATCAAACTCTAGATCGAAAACTTGGTGTTTCAAATTTTGTTTGTGCCCGAGAGATAATGTTGAGATCGACATAGCTAGAAACAATATTGTTCCCCTTGGACGTTTTCTTGAAGTGGAAAGAAGAGCCGTTCATGAGCACGTGAGGCGAGGTCAGCATGGACCCATGATTTATGGACCTGATGACCTCGCTCTTGCTCAACCGTTATCTAATTCGTTGTTTGTTGATGGACAAATTGCTCCGCCCACCCATTCAAATCCCATCGATTCGGAATCTAACGGAAGGAAAGAGGGTAGAAGAATAAGAACTCCTTGTTTTTGAAACATAACTAATATCATTTCTTTTTTTTGTTACTTCAAATATTAAGATTGCATTTGAACTTCTCATACTTGTTACCATTAATTAATAACGGTGTTTGATGTGTGGATGATGAATTAGATGTTTGACACAATCGTTTAAGTGTTTAATTTTTACAGTTAGCCTTTGACACTTTAGAACATTCATAAAATGTCTATAAACATCACTTTTAATTTTGACAACATTATTTTTGAATAAGTTATTGAGGAATCTTCTAATCAACCTAGATAAATGTGATTGATATGTTTCTTTATATCTTTATCTCTTTTATCCTTAATTATAAAATTTTTATGATGACATTTTTTTTTCTAAAGGGACACTTGTCAAAGATTGGACCTTTAGATGAATTTCTATATATCCAATCACAACCATTCAAAATGCATATGACATCATTTAGGTTTTAACGCAGCAGTTATGATCCTTAATTACCCTTATGCCCATAAAATAAAATTAAATCAACGAGACATACCACGATACACTAGATAAACGTGATATACATTTTAACCCGACGCATACAATAATCTGTATTGATAGCGTCATTTAAAAAAAATCAacggaagtttttttttttttttttttttttaaaggcaagtttAATATAAAAAGCAACGGAAGTTAAGATGCTTAAATAATCAAGTTGCCCATAATCCTTTTTACATTATAAACTGCCCTAAAACTCCCTCGTCTCCAAAACTGCTCTCTGCTCTCTCCTTCACGTTTCAAAATCAACATAGGGTTTTTGGCCACAATCGATTAGAAATCAGGGAGGTTTTCTTCTCCTCTACAATTTCAAAATCAATTTTGGTTACAATCGTAAGAATTTCATGATGAATACAACTTCAGATGTACCGATTATGGTTGACAAACTATATCGTCAGGGTTTGGAGAGTACAACCTCAGAGG
The window above is part of the Rutidosis leptorrhynchoides isolate AG116_Rl617_1_P2 chromosome 1, CSIRO_AGI_Rlap_v1, whole genome shotgun sequence genome. Proteins encoded here:
- the LOC139876325 gene encoding uncharacterized protein At3g17950-like; the encoded protein is MAQQEEGGWPLGLQPLNERARNHNFSGSISCNTLLTGSPSLTSDSSSDLDTQSTGSFFHDKSITLGNLLGVTSISRRSLVGRRRVISETITLGDINNRSNSRSKTWCFKFCLCPRDNVEIDIARNNIVPLGRFLEVERRAVHEHVRRGQHGPMIYGPDDLALAQPLSNSLFVDGQIAPPTHSNPIDSESNGRKEGRRIRTPCF